One genomic window of Acidobacteriota bacterium includes the following:
- the hisN gene encoding histidinol-phosphatase translates to MTASRSLETDLGFAARLADAAWAAIRIHFRNLSEIEDKGESARPGFDPVTEADRAAERAMRALVAAERPDDGVTGEEFPDTASTSGWRWYFDPIDGTRAFVAGLPVWTTLIALVDPDGVPVIGVIDQPVIGERYLGWPGGARLDTAHGSTPIRVSGCDDLRAAVIATTDPFIFSPPEQGAWNHLRSAARITRYGLDAYGYARVAAGTIDLVAESGLKSWDVAALIPVVRGAGGLATDWRGNPPKLGGQIVCCASQAVLDQALLALRRAAD, encoded by the coding sequence ATGACCGCTTCCAGATCCCTCGAGACTGACCTTGGTTTTGCCGCCCGGCTTGCAGATGCAGCTTGGGCGGCAATTCGTATTCACTTCCGCAATCTCTCCGAAATCGAGGACAAGGGCGAAAGCGCCCGGCCCGGATTCGACCCCGTCACCGAAGCCGACCGCGCCGCCGAGCGCGCCATGCGCGCCCTCGTCGCGGCCGAACGCCCGGATGACGGCGTCACCGGCGAGGAGTTTCCCGACACCGCGTCAACTTCCGGCTGGCGCTGGTATTTCGATCCGATCGACGGCACGCGCGCCTTCGTCGCCGGCCTGCCGGTCTGGACCACGCTGATCGCGTTGGTCGACCCGGACGGCGTGCCCGTCATCGGCGTCATCGACCAGCCCGTCATTGGCGAGCGTTATCTCGGCTGGCCGGGCGGCGCGCGGCTCGACACCGCACACGGCAGCACGCCGATCCGCGTCTCGGGCTGCGACGACCTGCGGGCTGCGGTCATCGCCACCACCGATCCCTTCATCTTTTCGCCGCCCGAACAGGGCGCCTGGAACCACCTGCGCTCGGCTGCCCGCATCACGCGCTACGGCCTCGACGCCTACGGCTATGCGCGTGTCGCCGCCGGCACCATCGATCTCGTCGCCGAGTCCGGGCTCAAGTCCTGGGATGTTGCCGCGCTGATCCCGGTCGTGCGCGGCGCCGGCGGCCTTGCGACCGACTGGCGGGGCAACCCGCCAAAACTTGGTGGGCAGATCGTCTGCTGTGCCAGCCAGGCCGTGCTCGACCAGGCCCTGCTCGCGCTCCGGCGTGCGGCCGACTAG
- a CDS encoding TraB/GumN family protein, which yields MAASAALVLAGCDPKPADPAAAGETASTEAAPGACVRTADSAAAVAEMAAAEERAIAAAEASRGAGQPAMWTLKDEDTTIYLLGTVHLLRPDLEWRTPEIDAAIAAADTVVFEADTTSPEAGRELMAFFTSQGLFNDGTQLNSLLTEAEVAQLTAALTEVGLPIEAVQPMRPWYAALNLSVMQMTEEGFDPTAGVEMKIEADAKAHGAQFAYLETVDQQLGEFAGLDNCAQVDFLMQTAESMKQGTELLDLLVAEWADGDTAGLGALMSTPDSFGSDEAYAALLLNRNTRWTPLVAGMLDEPGTRLIAVGAGHLVGPDSVIAKLRAEGYEVTGP from the coding sequence ATGGCTGCGTCTGCAGCGCTGGTCCTGGCGGGCTGTGATCCCAAACCGGCTGACCCTGCGGCGGCTGGGGAGACGGCGAGCACCGAGGCCGCACCCGGCGCCTGCGTGCGCACGGCCGACAGCGCAGCTGCGGTTGCGGAAATGGCGGCCGCCGAGGAGCGTGCGATCGCCGCCGCCGAAGCGAGCCGCGGCGCCGGCCAGCCGGCGATGTGGACCCTGAAGGACGAGGACACGACGATCTACCTGCTCGGCACGGTTCACCTGCTGCGGCCGGACCTCGAATGGCGCACGCCGGAGATCGACGCGGCGATCGCGGCGGCCGACACGGTCGTGTTCGAAGCCGATACGACGAGCCCGGAAGCCGGCCGTGAACTGATGGCCTTCTTCACCTCGCAGGGCCTGTTCAACGACGGCACCCAGCTGAACAGCCTGCTGACGGAGGCCGAAGTGGCGCAGCTGACCGCGGCGCTGACCGAAGTGGGCCTGCCGATCGAAGCCGTGCAGCCGATGCGGCCCTGGTATGCGGCGCTGAACCTGTCGGTGATGCAGATGACCGAGGAAGGGTTCGATCCGACGGCCGGCGTCGAGATGAAGATCGAGGCCGACGCCAAGGCACACGGCGCGCAGTTTGCCTATCTCGAGACGGTCGACCAGCAGCTCGGCGAATTCGCCGGTCTGGATAATTGCGCGCAGGTGGACTTCCTGATGCAGACGGCCGAGTCGATGAAGCAGGGGACCGAACTGCTGGACCTGCTGGTGGCGGAATGGGCCGACGGCGACACGGCCGGCCTTGGCGCGCTGATGTCGACGCCGGATTCGTTCGGCTCGGACGAAGCTTACGCGGCGCTGCTGCTGAACCGGAACACACGCTGGACGCCGCTGGTGGCAGGCATGCTGGATGAGCCCGGCACGCGCCTGATCGCGGTCGGTGCGGGCCACCTTGTGGGGCCGGACAGCGTCATCGCGAAGCTGCGCGCAGAGGGCTATGAGGTGACGGGGCCCTAG